DNA sequence from the Bradyrhizobium diazoefficiens genome:
TCGCCGACATGTAGCGGCGACCCGCTGCCATCCGTTGCGGCCAAAAAAGCCGTTGCACCAATGCTCGGCGGTCTCTCGCCAACGCTGAGTACGACGACGGGAGCTTCCGCACTTACGGTTACGGCATCTGTACCAAGCTTCAAGATGCTGATGCCGATATGGGGCGCGTCCTTGAACGCACCGAGCGCATCAACTGCCATCCCGTTCTAGGAATATTATCCTAGAATCTCGCGACCCGTCCGAGCCGGCAAACTCCGGAAATCGCTTGGAACTCGCCAAGCGGCGGGCCGCTAGGCAACTATGCTGCAAGATCGTTTCTAGCCAGGTCGAACGAGTGATGCCCGCTGGCAACATTGAGAAACTTTCTCCGGCGCTGCGGTAAGGTGGCGAGGGTCTCGTCTTGCAAGGAGGCCGCACGAAGGAAATGATCTTGAGTCTTATTTGATGGGCGTTGGTTGCGCGCCGAAGAATGCGAAGTAACGGATTTGTAGTGGGACAGACATAAACTCTACGACGTGGTGTACGAAGGAGAGTTGTTGGGAAGTCGACCACGTGGATTTTACGGGACAGCCGCGGGTCGCGGCGAGGGGGGTCGAAATGGGTGGCCGTCGCATTTCGAGGAGGGCGGGAGCGGGGCTTCTCGCCTTGAGCGCGTTGGCACTGGGATCTACGCTTGTGCCACTTGACTTCGTTGATCGCGCGTCGGCTGCGGAGCGGCGGACTTCGGGCGGCGGCGTCTTCGTCAGCGAAATGAACGACGTCCAGCGCGTCAAGGTCACCGTCAACAAGTCGCGTACCTTCAAGGTCGACACGGCTTTTGCGACGATTGTCGCCGGCTCACCTGACATCGTGGACGTGAAGTCGCTGAGCGATCACCTGATCTATGTCCAGGGCAAGCAGACCGGCACCACAAACGTCATATTATTTGACTCTTCGATGAAGCAGATCGGGATACTCGACGTCGAGGTCGTGATCGACACCGGCAATCTGCAGCAGAACATCCGGACCAGCACCGGCGGGCAGGGAATTCGCGTCTCGGCCTCCGAGGGGCAGGTGGTGCTCAGCGGCACCGCCGCCGACGCGGTTGTGGCTGAGCGGGCCATGGCGATCGCCACCAGCACCGTTGCGAAAGGCGGCGTC
Encoded proteins:
- a CDS encoding TadE family protein — translated: MRKLDQRGIGAMEFCLVALPLFILMFTIFDLGRYAITMQSLRTLANAGARTWMINDCYVNSSMARTSPTCSGDPLPSVAAKKAVAPMLGGLSPTLSTTTGASALTVTASVPSFKMLMPIWGASLNAPSASTAIPF